In a genomic window of Campylobacter concisus:
- a CDS encoding RrF2 family transcriptional regulator — protein MLFTKASEYALLSLILISQKSSPVDVDTISNELKISKSFLAKILQNLAKDGILKSFKGANGGFALNNEPENLSIKKIIECAEKRELNVFECSSSADGCPSNKASSCQIWSMFSGLQSKIDEMLDAIKLSDIVKK, from the coding sequence ATGCTTTTTACAAAGGCAAGCGAATACGCTCTACTTTCACTTATTTTAATATCTCAAAAATCATCTCCAGTTGATGTTGATACAATCTCAAATGAACTTAAAATTTCAAAAAGCTTTTTAGCCAAAATTTTACAAAATCTTGCAAAAGATGGAATTTTAAAGTCGTTTAAAGGGGCAAATGGCGGTTTCGCGCTAAATAACGAACCTGAAAATTTAAGCATAAAAAAGATAATAGAGTGCGCTGAAAAACGTGAACTTAACGTCTTTGAGTGCTCATCTTCTGCAGATGGCTGCCCGTCAAACAAAGCCTCGAGCTGTCAAATTTGGTCGATGTTTAGTGGTCTTCAAAGCAAGATCGACGAGATGCTTGATGCGATAAAACTAAGTGACATCGTTAAGAAGTAG
- the rpsO gene encoding 30S ribosomal protein S15 — protein MALDSAKKAQIVAKFARKEGDTGSPEVQIALLTARITELTEHLKIFKKDFSSRLGLLKLVGQRKRLLKYLKNKDYSTYSKLISELGLRDK, from the coding sequence ATGGCTTTGGATTCGGCTAAAAAAGCTCAAATAGTTGCGAAATTCGCTAGAAAAGAGGGAGATACAGGCTCTCCAGAAGTTCAAATAGCTCTTTTAACAGCTAGAATAACTGAACTTACAGAACACCTTAAAATTTTCAAAAAAGACTTTTCATCACGCTTAGGTCTTTTAAAGCTAGTTGGTCAAAGAAAAAGACTTTTAAAGTATCTTAAAAACAAAGACTACTCTACATATTCAAAACTAATCTCTGAGCTTGGCTTAAGAGATAAATAA